The nucleotide window CCAACAGCCCCATCGCCGGCGCGTTCCGCGGCTATGGCGTGGTGCAGACCTACTACGCGCTCGACGTGCAGTTGGACGAGGCCGCCGCGCACCTGGGCATGGACCCCGCCGCGCTGAAGCTGAAGAACGCGGTGCGCGAAGGCGATATCGCGCCGTCCAACCATCCGCTGATCGGGTACGGCCTGGAAGCCTGCATCGAAAAGGGCATGGCGTTGCTCGACTGGCCCGCGCTGCGGCGCCGCCCGCGCGACACCAGCGGCCCGGTCCGCACCGGCTGGGGCCTGGGCTGCGAGATGCACGGCAGCAGCGCCTATCCCGGCATCAAGGAACAGGGCAACGCCATCATCAAGATGAACGAGGATGGAACGGTGGTACTGCTGACCGGCGCCGCCGGGCTGGGCACCGGCGCGCATACCGCGCTGGCGCAAATCGTCGCGGAAGAGCTGACCTTGCCGTTCGAAGCGGTATCGGTCGTGCATGGCGACACTGACGTGGTGCCCTGGGACATCGGCGCCTTTGCCAGCCACACCACCTACATGGTCGGCAAGGCTGCGCAGATGGCGGCCGGCGAGATCAAGCGCCAGCTGTTCGAGCGCGCCGCCAGGCTGATGGAGTGCGAGCCCCAGGCGCTGACGCTCACCGCCGGCGTGATCGCCGTGCGCGACCGCGACGGCCCCACGCTGACGGTGCGCGAGGCGGTGATGCCGCGCAAGGGCATTCCCGCCGCGCAGTTGGTCGGTACCGCCACCTACCACCCGACCAAGTCATATTCGTTCGCGGCGCATTTCGTCGAGGTGGCGGTCGATACCGAAACCGGCTTCATCACCGTGCAGCAGGTGGTGCCTGTGCATGACGTCGGCAAGGTGATCCACCCGGTGGCTGCAGCGGGCCAGATCGAAGGCGGCATCCAGCAGGGCATCGGCCACACGCTGTATGAGGACTACCAGATCGACATGCGCACCGGCCGCTCGCTCAACGCCAACTTCGTCGACTACAAGATGCCGCTCGCGATGGATATGCCGGAGATCCGCACCGTGATCCTCGAAGCCGCGCCCGATCCCGGCGGACCGTTCGGCGCCAAGGGCGTGGGCGAAGACCCGATCGTCGCGATCGGGCCGGCGATTGCCAATGCGGTGTTCGATGCCATCGGCGTGCGCTTCCGCCATTACCCGATCAAGCCGGAGCAAGTGCTGCAGGCACTGGCGGAGAAAGCCGCGCAGGAAGGCGCCGCCTCATGACCCGCAAGCAACGGCTGGTGGTCGCCATCACCGGCGCCAGCGGCGCGGTCTACGGCGTGCGCGTGCTGCAGGCACTGGCGGCGCTGGACGGCTGGGAGACCCACCTGGTCTGCTCGCCGTCCGGCCTGCTGACCGCGCACCACGAGCTGGGCCTGCAGCGCCCGCAGATCGAGGCCATGGCCAGCGTGGTGCACAACGTGCGCGATATCGGCGCGACCATCGCCAGCGGCTCGTTCCGCTGCGACGGCATGGTGGTGGCGCCGTGCTCGATGCGCACGCTGGCCGCCATCGCCACCGGGCTGGCCGACAACCTGGTCACGCGCGCCGCCGACGTGATGCTCAAGGAGCGCCGCCGGCTGGTGCTGCTGGCGCGCGAGACGCCCTTCCACCTGGTGCACCTGCGCAACATGACCACGGTGACCGAGATGGGCGCGATCGTGCTGCCGCCGGTGCCGGCGTTCTACACGCATCCGCAGTCGGTGGACGACATCGTCAACCACACCGTGGGGCGCGTGCTGGACCTGTTCGACGTGCCGCACGACGGGCTGGTGACACGCTGGCAAGGCTTGCGCCCCAACGTCGCCACCGCCTGACAAGACAGTTTTCGCCTCGCGACAGCGGGGAACGCAGTACCCAACCGGTAGAAACCAGGAGACAACATGAACGCACCTGCCGTCGCACAACAGCCGCCCGTCCCGGTCACCATCCTTACCGGCTTCCTTGGCTCGGGCAAGACGACGCTGCTCAACCACATCCTGACGCAGAAGCACGGCCACCGCATCGCCGTGATCGAGAACGAGTTCGGCGAGGTCGATGTCGATTCTGACCTGGTGATGACCTCGGACGAAGAGATCTACCAGATGACCAACGGCTGCATCTGCTGCGTGGTCGACGTGCGCACGGACCTGGTGCGCATCCTGCAGAAGCTGCTGGAGCAGCCCGAGCGCTTCGACCATATCCTGGTTGAGACCAGCGGCCTGGCCGACCCCACGCCGGTGGCGGCCACCTTCTTCATGGACAACGAAGTCGCCAGGCAGGTCACGCTGGACGGCATCCTGACGCTGGTGGACGCGGTGCATATCGAGAGCCACCTCGACGACCCGCAGCTGACCGGCTTCGACAACCAGGCGGTCGACCAGATCGTGGCGGCGGACCGCGTGATCCTCAACAAGACCGACCTGGTCGACGCCGCGCAGCTCGACCGGCTGGAGGCACGCATCCACCGGCTGAACGAAGGCGCGCAGATCCTGCGCTCCAACTTCGCGCAGGTGGACCTGGGCAAGATCCTCGGCATCGGCGGCTTCACGACGGGCACCATCCCGGCCGACGCGCACGATGACCATCACGATCACGCGCACGACCATGACCATCACGACCACGTCTGCGACGAGCACTGCGACCACGCGCACGATGACGACGCGCACGGCCACCGCCACGATCCGTCGGTCACTTCCGTATCGCTGGTGTTCGACCAGCCGTTCGACCGCCAGCGGCTGGAGCACGGCCTGAAGGCACTGCTGGCCGCGCAGGGCGACGATGTGTTCCGGATGAAGGGCATCGTCGCGGTGGAGGGCGATGACCGCCGCTACGTGCTACAGGCGGTGCACCGGCTGATGGACTTCCATCCCGCCGAAGCGTGGGGCGCGGAACCCGCGCAAAGCAAGTTCGTGTTCATCGGCCGCAACCTCGACAGGCAGCGGCTGCAGACGCTGCTGAAGGTGTGCCTGCCCGTGGCCCAGGCAGCCTGATTCCGTGCTGACCCGCAGCAGGGGCTGACCGGGTTGCCGTCAGTCGTCCTGCTGCGCTGCCGCGCGCAACGTCTGCGACGGCAGTTCGCCAAACTCGCGCCGGTACTCGCGCGAGAACAGGCTCAGGTGGGTAAAGCCGTGCCGCAGCGCAATCGCGCCCACCATGCCCTTCTGTCGCCGCGCCCGTTGCAGGTCGGCACGCGCGCCATGCAGCCGCAGCAGCCGCAGGTACTCCATCGGCGTGGTGTTCTTGCTCTTGCGAAAGCCCAGCTGCAGCGTGCGCGCCGACACGCCGCAATGCGCGGCGATCTGCTCCAGCGTCAGCGGCTGGTCCAGGTTGGCGCGCAGGTAGGCAATGGCGTGGCGCACGCAGTCCGGCAGCACCGCCTCGAAGCGGCGCGGCAGCATATTGCCGTCCGCGGCAAAGCGGTCGAGCAGCAGCGTCGACAGCACGATGCGTTCGATGCTGGCATNNNNNNNNNNNNNNNNNNNNNNNNNNNNNNNNNNNNNNNNNNNNNNNNNNNNNNNNNNNNNNNNNNNNNNNNNNNNNNNNNNNNNNNNNNNNNNNNNNNNCTGGCATCCACCGCCGGCACGCCGCTGCCTTCACGCCGCACGCGCGTTTCCGCGCGCAGGTAGCTGACCAGCGCCTGCCAGCGTTCCGCACGGCCATCGTCGGCCACCGGCTGCATGTCGAATTCGATCGGCGCCGGCGGCTCGAAGCTGAACTGCTGGCGGAACGCCTCTTCGATCAGCTGGCGCCGGATCACCACGCTGAAGCGCTCGCAGCCCGGGTCCAGCGACAGCGTGGCCGGCACCGTCGGCGAGAACACGAAGGTGGCGCCCGGCGGCATCAGCATCGCGCCACGCGGCGTTTCCACGCGGCAGGTACCGGCCAGCACGGTCTGGATCACGAACTCGTCCTTGTTCGGCTGCGGCTCGATCTGCACCGCCTGGTTGTAGGCGATCGTCACCAGCGTCAGCCGGCCGATGGTGCTGGTATCGATGCGCGCATCGAGCGCCGCATCCGCCTCCGCCGCGCGCAGCCGCGTGGGGCCGAACACGCGGCCGGACAGCGACTGGATGCGGTCGAGGTCGCCACCGCGGCTGAAGGGCGAGCGGGAGGCGGCGGACCATGCTGCGGTGGGTGGCATAGGCGATGGCGACGGAAAGTTGGGGAACACAAACGCTTGCCTACCGAGACGCATGGCACTGCAGACGGCCGCGGTGGACGCACCCTTTCCCGCGCGCGGGAGAGGGGTGGGGGTGAGGGCCAGAGCGTCGACGAAGTTCACCCCGTCGGTATGCCGGCGCCTGCCCTCACCCCCTGCCCCTCTCCCGCAAGCGGGAGAGGGGAGCAAACCAGCAGCGAGCGGCACGCCCTCGCCACGAAACACGTCCATCCATCGTATGACCCCCGCCCCCCTCACGCAACCCAAGGGAAACCCCTGCCCCCCCGGCGCGCATTTTGCAAGCGCGATTGCGGCCCGGTGCCAGGGCCTTCGCAATAACGCTATGACGGCATGCCGCGCATCACTACTGTGCAAGGCATGCGTGGGCCATGCGCCGCGCATGGCACCGTGACGGACCGAGCCCGGCATCCACAGACCGGGCCAGCCGCCGCCGGCATGGCGCACTTTCCCCAGCACGCGGCAGGAGACAACATCATGCAAGCAGCGGTTCACCCCGTCGACCAGATCCTGCCGGCACGCGCCATGGCGTCGCTCGGCTTCCAGCACATGCTGGTCAGTTACCTCGGCGCCATCGCGGTGCCGATGATCGTTGCCGGCGCGCTCAAGATGACGCCGGCGCAAACCACCATGCTGATCAGCACCGCGCTGTTCACCTCCGGCATCGCCACGCTGCTGCAGACCGTGGGCTTCTGGAAGTTCGGCGTGCGCCTGCCGCTGATGCAGGGCGTGGCGTTCAGCTCGGTGGGCCCGGTCATCGCCATCGGCACCGACCCCACGCTGGGCTTCAACGGCGTCTGCGGCGCGATCATCGCCGCGGGCGTGATCGCGATGCTGCTGGCGCCCGTGATCGGCAAGCTCAAGCGCTTCTTCCCGCCGGTGGTGAGCGGCTGCACCATCACCGCGGTGGGCCTGTCGCTGTTCCCGGTTTCGTTTCACTGGTTTGGAGGCGGAAGGGGCGCGCCGGATTTCGGCGCGCCCATCTTTTTCCTGGTCGCCTTCGGCGTAGTCGCGCTGATCCTGCTGATCAACCGGCACGGCGGCGAACTGGTACGCAACCTGTCCGTGGTGATCGGCCTGCTGGTCGGCGGCGCGGTGGCGTGGATGCTGGGCATGGGCAGCTTCGATGAAGTCGCGCGCGCGCCGTGGTTCACCATGGTGACGCCGTTCGCGTTCGGCATGCCCACCTTCAATATCGGCGCCATCACCACCATGGTGATCGTGATGGTGGTGCAGATGGTGGAATCGATGGGCCTGTTCATCGCCGTCGGCGACATCGTCAAGCGCCCGCTGACCGAGCGCGACGCCACCCGCGGCCTGCGCGCCAACGGCCTGGCCAGCGCCATCGGCGGCATGTTCGCGGCGTTCCCGTATATCGCCTTCATGGAGAACGTGGGGCTGGTGATCGTCACCGGCGTGCGCAGCCGCTGGGTGGTCGCCACCTGCGGCGTGATGCTGTGCGCGGTGGCGCTGGTACCGAAGATCGGCGCGCTGTTTGCATCGATTCCCGCCGCGGCGCTTGGCGGTGCCACCATGGTGATGTTCGGCGTGGTCGTCGCCGCCGGCATCAAGACGCTGGGCGAGGTGGAATACGAGCGCAATCCCAACAATCTCTCCATCGTCTCCATCACGCTCGGCTGCGCGATGATGCCGGTGATGCTGCCCGGCATGCTGGAGAAGCTGCCCGGCTTCCTGCAGCCCTTTGTCCACAGCAGCGTGATCATCGCCTGCGTGGTTTCCGTGGTCCTCAACCTGATTCTCAACGGCCTGCCAGCCCGTGAAGCCGACGAGCTGCCCGCCAGCGCCGACAACGTCCAAGGGGTCTGAAAACATGGTGCAGAACATCAACACCAACGCCAACACTAACGCCACCACCGCGCCGGCCGGCGCCCTGCTGATCCGCAATGCCGCCGCCGTGATGACCGGCCGCGCCGGCACTGCCGCACGCGCCGGCGCCGCCGACATCCGCATTCGCGACGGCCGCATCGCCGAGATCGGCCCCAGCCTGCCACGCCACGACGGCGAAGCCGTGCTCGACGCCAGCGGCTGCGTGGTCTACCCGGGCTGGGTCAACACCCACCACCACCTGTTCCAGAACCTGCTGAAGGCCGTGCCCGGCGGCATGAACGTCGGGCTCGAGCAATGGCTCGCCGCCGTCGCCTACCCGCGCCTGGCACGCTTCAGCCCAGAGATCTTCCGCACCGCGGTGCGGCTCGGCATGGCGGAGCTGCTGCTGTCCGGCACCACCACTTGCGCCGACCACCACTACCTGTATCACCACGGCCACGGCGCGGAAACCGGCGACGTGCTGTTCGAGGTTGCGGAGGAACTGGGCATGCGCCTGGTGCTGTGCCGCGGCGGCGCGATCCAGTCCGCCGCCGACCATCCCGGCATGCGCGCCACCGCACTGGTGCCCGAGACGCTGGACGAAATGCTGGCCGATATCGAACGGCTGAAAACCCGCTACCACGACGCCGCCCCCGACGGCCTGCGCCGCGTGGTGGTGGCACCGACAACCCCCACCTTCTCGCTGCCGCCCGCGCTGCTGCGCGAACTCGCCGCCTTTGGCCGCGGCATGGACCTGCGGCTGCATTCGCACCTGTCCGAGACCGACAACTACGTAAAGTTCTGCCGCGAGAAGTACCAGTGCACGCCAGTGCAGTTCGTCGCCGACCACGACTGGCTGGGCCCCGATGTCTGGTTCGCGCACCTCGTCACCGTCAACCCGGAAGAGATCCGCATGCTGGCCGTGACCAATACCGGCATGGCGCATTGCCCCGTCAGCAATGCGCGGTTGGGCAGCGGCATCGCGCCGGTCAGGGCGATGGCGGACGCGGGCGTGCCGATTTCATTGGGCGTCGACGGGGTGGCGTCCAATGAATCGGGCAGCATGGTGCATGAGGCCAACTTTGCCTGGCTGGTGCATCGCGCGCTCGGCGGCGCCGCGCAAACGCGCGTCGAGGAAGTGATCCACTGGGGCACTGCCGGTGGCGCGCAAGTGCTTGGGCTGCCGGGAATCGGCACGCTGGCGCCAGGGCAGTCGGCGGACCTGGCGATCTATGACGTCCGCGGGCTGCGGTTCCACGGGTTCCATGACATCGGCACCGCGCCGGTTGCCGCCGGAGAGCCGACGCCGGTGCGGGATGTGCTGGTGCGGGGGCGGCAGGTGGTGCGTGATGGGGCGGTTGTGGGGCTGGATCTGGAGAAGCTGAGGCGGGAGGCGCGGGAGGCTTTGGTGGGGTTGGTGGATTGAGGGGGCGATTGGGGGTGGCTTGGGTGTTATGGGTTGGCGATGAACCGCATCGAGCGGATGATGGCTAGGACGTCGGGGAGTGCGTGTTCCGAGCGTTTCAAGATCGGCTTGCCGCGCGTTTCGGTGATCGCGCGCGGGTCGTAGCCCAACAGCCAGTCGCCGTTCTGAGTCATCACTGCACGATGTTCATCACCCATGCAAAAACTCAATGTCCGAGGACGAGGTGGCGCTACGGCGCTCCATGTCTGGATGTACGCTTCGCTGTAGTAGTGCGGGTTTAGATCGCCAAGGCGTCGGAGTTGTACATCCTGGGCATAGCCTTTTTCAACGCCACGGTATGCTTCCATTAGCTTGGTGCATATCTCCCTCGCGCTTCCAGGGTGGCAACTGATCGAAAAGGACATCTCACGTGATAGCCGACCCTTGGGATAATAATTGTCGTGTTGGAAATATCCCGATGCTAAAGGACCGGACCTGACGATGTCAGTGTAGCCCCCCGCTTTTGCGCTGAACTCCACCGCACAATCCTTGATCGGGATTACATAGCGCCGGGTCCATTTTTGGGCCGACGCATCATGGTCTTGTGCCGCGACTTGCGCATTCAGGCTGACGGCTAGGACACCAAACGCTATCCTCCGTCGCGCCAATGCACTGCGATCTTTTGGTGCCATCTCAATGCATTCCCATGCCTACCGGCTGTCTTGTTTGGGTGCAGGATCAGGTACGAACCGCATCGACCGGATGATGGCTAGCACATCGGGCAGTGCGTGTTCCGAGCGTTTTAAGATCGGCTTTCCGCGCGTTTCGGTGAGTTCGCGCGGGTCGTAGCCTAATAGCACGTCGCCGTTCTCACTCATAACCGCGCGCCGCTCGTCACCCATGCAAAAACCCAATGTCCGAGGACGTGGCGGTGCAGTCGCGCTCCATGTCTCTATGTACGCTTCGCTGTAGTAGCTTGGGTGCAGATCGGCAAGTCGTCTGAATTGAATATCCATGGCATGGTCCTTATCAACGCCGCGGTATGCTCTCATTAGCTTCGGACATATCTCTTTCGCATCCCCGGCATGGCAGCTGATCGAGAAAGCCATCCGACGCGTGTAGCGGCTCTTGGGGAAGTAGTTGTCGTGATGAAACCAGCCTATCGGGCGTTGAGGCCGTTTCATCGATCCTTGCCATTCCGCCGCCTTTGGCCAAGAACGCCACCGTGCAACCTTTCATTGGGATCACGTAGCGCTGCATCTCTTTCGGGACAGACGCATCGTGGTCTTGCGCTCTGACTTTCGCCGCCAGACCGACAGTAAGGATGCCAAACGCTATCCACCGCCGCGCCAATGCACTGCGACCTTTTCGCGCTATCTCATGCATTCCCATCCCTACCGGCTGTCTTGTTTGGGTGCTGGATCAGGTACGAACCGCATCGACCGGATGATGGCTAGCACGTCTGGCAGTGCGCGCTCCGAGCGCTTCAAGATCGGCTTTCCGCGCGTTTCGGTGATCTCGCGCGGGTCGAATCCAACGACGATGCCACCATTCATCGTCACGATCGTACGCGTTTCGTCGCCTAGACAAAAATGGAGGTCACGGCTGCGCGGTGTCGCTACAGCTGTTGCAGTGGCAATGGCGGCATCGGAGTAATACCGCGGGTTAAGGCTGGTGAGGTCACGCTGTTGAGTATCCCGGATCATCATCGGGTCAGACTCCCGGCGTTCGCTCATTTCTCGCGGGCACAACTCGTGCGCATTGCCATACTGGCAACTGATGGAGAAGGACATCGCACGTGAGTACCGATCCTTGGGATAGTAATTGCCGTGTTGGAAATATCCTGATGCTAAAGGACCAGACCTAATGATGTCAGTGTAGCCTCCGACCTTTGCTATGAACTCCACTGCGCAACCCTTGATCGGGATTACGTAGCGCCGCATTCCTTTGGGGATAGACGCATCATGGGCTTGTGCCTCGACTTGCGCATTCAGGCTGACAGCAAGGATGCCAAACGCTATCCGCCGTCGCATCAATGCACGGTCAGCATTTGGGGCTATCTCGTGCATTCCCTGGCCTACCGACTGTCTTGTTTGGGTGTTGGATCGGGTACGAAGCGAATCGACCGGATGATGGCGAGCACGTCTGGCAGTGCGTGCTCCGACTGCTTCAGGACGGGCTTGCCACGCGTTTCTACAATCTCCCGGGGGTCATAGCGTAAGTTGATGCCGCCGTTCTCGGTAAGAATCGCCTTCGTTTCATTCCCCATACAAAGGTCCAGATCGCGCCTGCGTGGGGTCGGAACGCCACTATCGGATGCTATGTACGCCTCCCCATAGTAGCGGGGGTTCAACCTGGTCAGACGGCGAAGCTGGATATCACGTGCTTGCAATTTGTCGAGATTTCTATAATCAGCCAGTAGCTGTGGGCATAGGTCTCTCGCATTGCCGGCATGGCAGCTGAGCGAAATAGACAGTGACCGGGAATAGCGGTCTTTCGGATAGTAATTTTCATGATGAAACCATCCCACCGGGAGAGAGGCCGCTTTGTCCGCGGCAACCCGGCCACCTGCCTTCGCCACAAACTCCACCGCACACCCCTTAATTGGAATGACGTAGCGTTGCATCCCCTTGGGCACATGCGAGTCAGCGCCCGCCTGCGCACTCAAGCTAAGGACCAGTAATGCAAGCACCTTCCAACGACTGGCCAGTGCTAGCCATCCTTGCTGTTTCACTTCTTCCATTCATAGTCCTCTGGTTTAAATTGCAGCACACCGGTCTCGTCTGGGAAAGTGGGGTGGTCGAACAGCAGAACCTGAGCATATCCATATGCATGGTACCGGTCCACAAGGCCATTCAGCGAAGGAGTCTCCCGTTCCAGGTGCCCTGGCAGGTTTACGATGCAGGCCACGCGCCAGAAGGGAACGTTTTCATAGAATGCGAACAGCGCTCCCTTCTTGAGCTGGCTGCTGAGGTGAATAGTGAAGGTTCGGCGTGTACTTCCTGCGTTCACGTCGGCTTCCTTGTA belongs to Cupriavidus taiwanensis and includes:
- a CDS encoding xanthine dehydrogenase family protein molybdopterin-binding subunit, with the protein product MTHAVIGHSVKRTDLLDKVTGNARYVADMPFPGLLFGKIKRSNVAHAKIRRIDTSRALALPGVKAVLTHQNVPRVLHAGSPHPRSASVTCDQYILDDKVRYWGEGVAAVAAISEEIAERALELIEVEYETLPAVFTTEDAERSDAPRIHDREPGGNLVLPPVIVRRGDVEAGFAEADFILEGIYEGGRPTPAYMEPNVLTCSWDGNGNLTVWISTQTAFMVRGIMAEVLGLPLHKVRVLVDHMGGGFGAKQDLFQHEFLCALLARETRRPVRMEYTREETFLGGRTRHPARIWLKQGFRNDGTITARQAKVVFNSGAYGSHGPGVTNVGTAALVSLYRCDNVLLEGRCVYTNSPIAGAFRGYGVVQTYYALDVQLDEAAAHLGMDPAALKLKNAVREGDIAPSNHPLIGYGLEACIEKGMALLDWPALRRRPRDTSGPVRTGWGLGCEMHGSSAYPGIKEQGNAIIKMNEDGTVVLLTGAAGLGTGAHTALAQIVAEELTLPFEAVSVVHGDTDVVPWDIGAFASHTTYMVGKAAQMAAGEIKRQLFERAARLMECEPQALTLTAGVIAVRDRDGPTLTVREAVMPRKGIPAAQLVGTATYHPTKSYSFAAHFVEVAVDTETGFITVQQVVPVHDVGKVIHPVAAAGQIEGGIQQGIGHTLYEDYQIDMRTGRSLNANFVDYKMPLAMDMPEIRTVILEAAPDPGGPFGAKGVGEDPIVAIGPAIANAVFDAIGVRFRHYPIKPEQVLQALAEKAAQEGAAS
- a CDS encoding UbiX family flavin prenyltransferase, with the protein product MTRKQRLVVAITGASGAVYGVRVLQALAALDGWETHLVCSPSGLLTAHHELGLQRPQIEAMASVVHNVRDIGATIASGSFRCDGMVVAPCSMRTLAAIATGLADNLVTRAADVMLKERRRLVLLARETPFHLVHLRNMTTVTEMGAIVLPPVPAFYTHPQSVDDIVNHTVGRVLDLFDVPHDGLVTRWQGLRPNVATA
- a CDS encoding CobW family GTP-binding protein, producing the protein MNAPAVAQQPPVPVTILTGFLGSGKTTLLNHILTQKHGHRIAVIENEFGEVDVDSDLVMTSDEEIYQMTNGCICCVVDVRTDLVRILQKLLEQPERFDHILVETSGLADPTPVAATFFMDNEVARQVTLDGILTLVDAVHIESHLDDPQLTGFDNQAVDQIVAADRVILNKTDLVDAAQLDRLEARIHRLNEGAQILRSNFAQVDLGKILGIGGFTTGTIPADAHDDHHDHAHDHDHHDHVCDEHCDHAHDDDAHGHRHDPSVTSVSLVFDQPFDRQRLEHGLKALLAAQGDDVFRMKGIVAVEGDDRRYVLQAVHRLMDFHPAEAWGAEPAQSKFVFIGRNLDRQRLQTLLKVCLPVAQAA
- a CDS encoding helix-turn-helix domain-containing protein, coding for ASIERIVLSTLLLDRFAADGNMLPRRFEAVLPDCVRHAIAYLRANLDQPLTLEQIAAHCGVSARTLQLGFRKSKNTTPMEYLRLLRLHGARADLQRARRQKGMVGAIALRHGFTHLSLFSREYRREFGELPSQTLRAAAQQDD
- a CDS encoding AraC family ligand binding domain-containing protein, encoding MPPTAAWSAASRSPFSRGGDLDRIQSLSGRVFGPTRLRAAEADAALDARIDTSTIGRLTLVTIAYNQAVQIEPQPNKDEFVIQTVLAGTCRVETPRGAMLMPPGATFVFSPTVPATLSLDPGCERFSVVIRRQLIEEAFRQQFSFEPPAPIEFDMQPVADDGRAERWQALVSYLRAETRVRREGSGVPAVDA
- a CDS encoding nucleobase:cation symporter-2 family protein produces the protein MQAAVHPVDQILPARAMASLGFQHMLVSYLGAIAVPMIVAGALKMTPAQTTMLISTALFTSGIATLLQTVGFWKFGVRLPLMQGVAFSSVGPVIAIGTDPTLGFNGVCGAIIAAGVIAMLLAPVIGKLKRFFPPVVSGCTITAVGLSLFPVSFHWFGGGRGAPDFGAPIFFLVAFGVVALILLINRHGGELVRNLSVVIGLLVGGAVAWMLGMGSFDEVARAPWFTMVTPFAFGMPTFNIGAITTMVIVMVVQMVESMGLFIAVGDIVKRPLTERDATRGLRANGLASAIGGMFAAFPYIAFMENVGLVIVTGVRSRWVVATCGVMLCAVALVPKIGALFASIPAAALGGATMVMFGVVVAAGIKTLGEVEYERNPNNLSIVSITLGCAMMPVMLPGMLEKLPGFLQPFVHSSVIIACVVSVVLNLILNGLPAREADELPASADNVQGV
- a CDS encoding amidohydrolase family protein; translated protein: MVQNINTNANTNATTAPAGALLIRNAAAVMTGRAGTAARAGAADIRIRDGRIAEIGPSLPRHDGEAVLDASGCVVYPGWVNTHHHLFQNLLKAVPGGMNVGLEQWLAAVAYPRLARFSPEIFRTAVRLGMAELLLSGTTTCADHHYLYHHGHGAETGDVLFEVAEELGMRLVLCRGGAIQSAADHPGMRATALVPETLDEMLADIERLKTRYHDAAPDGLRRVVVAPTTPTFSLPPALLRELAAFGRGMDLRLHSHLSETDNYVKFCREKYQCTPVQFVADHDWLGPDVWFAHLVTVNPEEIRMLAVTNTGMAHCPVSNARLGSGIAPVRAMADAGVPISLGVDGVASNESGSMVHEANFAWLVHRALGGAAQTRVEEVIHWGTAGGAQVLGLPGIGTLAPGQSADLAIYDVRGLRFHGFHDIGTAPVAAGEPTPVRDVLVRGRQVVRDGAVVGLDLEKLRREAREALVGLVD